A window of Physeter macrocephalus isolate SW-GA chromosome 6, ASM283717v5, whole genome shotgun sequence genomic DNA:
cataattttctataataagaTATGAGTTGTTGGGGAAAAATTTCTTGCTTTAAGCAAGTAGTGactcaaaatattaaagaaaaattatctatTCAGAGAGTAAAACACTAATGATGAGGAAGAAAATGactctccttctttctttgtttactcCTTGGGCTTAGGGCATGAGATCTGATAACCTTTATCATTTATAGCTATACACATAATTAGTGATTgtaagtttatttgttttttcctccagttCATTCAGTTATCTGATTTTCTAAGtactacatattattttttatcaataTTACTTTTTCTAGGAAGAACTTATATTCAAAAGAAGGTTCCATAGGGCCCTTTAACAAATTACAGACAATGCTGAATCCTTTCTGTCCTTCAATATCTCACTCAATAGAACTCAAATCTTAGTATTCTTTAAGCCAGGTAGACAGCTCTATAGAAAGCAGCTATTTTCATACATTGCTATGCTGGTCTTGGGCCcatgccattttttttctcttctatatgGGATATTCTataaaaaactaaagagaatGTTAAacctaagaaaggaaagaaacatgacTCACTGGCAAGTTGCAGTAATAAAAAACAGAACTAAGTAGCAAATAAGGAGTGCTTCATAAAATATAGGGCACCATGTAAATATCAGTACCATTATTCATTCACATAAGTAAAGTTTATTGAATGCTAGgtgataaagataaataaaatgttttcatttaggaAGTTAGGGAGGAGAAAGAGATGTAGACTACGAGAACAATTCAGTAGAGAAGATATGGCAACATGGCAGAAGGAGCAGCTAGGTTGGCCCAAAGGAATCAGGGATGGTTTCCTAGTGAAAGGAAGTCTTGAGCTAAGAACATAAACATAAGTAGGGGTTTGTTAGGTAAACAGAGAAGAGGACATTCTAGGGAGAGAGAGTAGTGTGTACAGAGACTTGAAAGAGCTTGGCTTGTTCAGAGAACAGTAGGCTGCTCCATATGGTGACCATGTAGGTGGGCAGGGCTCAGATCAAGAAGGGTCTCCAATGCCAGGCAACAGCCTTTGGATTTATCTTCTAAGTTTTTTGAGCCATGAGAGGATTTTCTGCAAGAAAGGAACATAATcagatctgcatttttaaaaagatcattctggTAACGGTGATGAATGCTCATATTAGGATATGAGAAATGAGGAAGAGGGTAACTTGGtgatatatttaatgaataattaatataatttattaactgACTGGTTGTGGGAGGATGAGTCTGAAGTTTCTGATGAATTTCTTAGTGAATGCTGGTACCATTCACTAAGAGGGGAACACACGGGGTGGTGCAAGTATTTGGAGGAAAAGTGCCTTGTTTGGGAATGTTGGGCTTGAGTACTGGAGGACCACCCAGAAGGAATATCCCAGAAGGAACATGTCTAGAAGGAAATTTGATATATGGTAAGGAGAGAGGTCTAGGCTGGAAATAAGATTTAGGAATTATTATCCTAtcgggcagtggttctcagacatTAGTGTATATAAAATCACCGAAGTGGCTGTTAGATGCCAATTCCTTGGTCTAATCTTCAGAGGTTCTGATTGAATGGTCTAGGAGAGGCCCAGGAATCAATACTGAAATAAGCTTCCTGGTGACTGTGCTGCAGATGGTCTAGAGCAAAGAGCAGGAGGAGAATTACAAGGAAGTGGCATCAAGAACCCCAAAAGTGGAAAATTTCAAGGAGTGGAGGTGGTGACATGAATACAGCAGGGAGGTCAAGAAATGTTGGAGCTGAAAGCATCCACTTGACTTGGCACTGGTGACTCAGAAGAGCAGGTGCAGTGACGTGGTGAGAGCAGACACTGGCTGCAGTAGGTAGAGAGTAACTGCAAGTAAGGAAGAGACCTAGTGAATGAAGCTTGGCTAGGAAGGGAATCCCTCATGGACAGAATTTGAAATCTAATGTCCAAAGGACCAGGTTCAAGCCCTAAGTTTGCCACTTAATGGCTAGATTATATAATATCTTCATGGAgcccattttcttatttatactaTGTTAATAATGTCTATGTACAGATCCATATGTACAAGTTAAATATGATAACTGCCTGTGAAAGAACTTTGCAAATTGCCCGTCCAAATTTTTCTATCAGCAAACCATCTGAGTAGCAGAAAATCCTAAACAGTTATATACAGCAGACATCTTGCTTGTGTCTGTCCACTGTGACAAAACATCCCCACCTTCAGCTATTGGAGTGTTCACCCCATGAAAGCAGAGGACTTTAGAGCAAAAAAGAATCAGGCGTAATGTCCTAAATAGACCAACGCCCTTACTTTACAGGTGAGAATCCAGAGGTGTGAGACAGGAATGGAGGTTAAATGATTTATTCAAAGTCATACACTAATTCATGGCAAAGACGGGCATAAATTCAGCCAGACTCCTGACTCACTCTAGCCAGCCCCCTCCGCCTGCATAGTAACATACTTCTTTTAATTCTCCATCATTTAAAGTGTGGTCTTTCTCTTTTACAGCAAAGAGAGAAGAAGGTGATTGAAGCTTTGCTGACCAGGATAAAGGAAGAGGTGTTTAATTTGACCAAGTCCAGAGCTTCAGAGGTAAGTTCCTTGAATACGTTTTTGATTTTCATCCCTCTGAGTCGCCAAGCCTCGAAGCAGATGCCAACTTAGTCTAGAATCCCAGTTGTAGTAGAGGGATCAGCCAGCAGCAGGGTTACTAGTGCTGCTACATATTGCTTTCAATTAATCCCCGTTTATAATTGAAGAGCTCTCCAAAACATTAACATTAAAAGACTGCAGTTTGAGATAGGCCTTGAGTGGTTCATGGGACACCCTTAGAAAGCAAATGCTAGAGAAGGTTTGTTTCTATCAGAAGGATAGAGATGCTACTTCCACActatacttaaatatttacatGTCCATCTTCCTTTCCAAGCTGCCCAGAGCAGGCCAAGACTTTTGATTCCCCTCACCCGGCAGAATGGCTGGCACACCATATATAGTAGGGATCCTATAGAtggttattgaatgaatgagtgaaatagTTTCATCCATAACTCTCTTATCAGTTTATTCCTTAACAGAAGAATCCCTAATAAATTGACTTctgcatattatttttcttccttagacCCTCAATCTCCATCTTTTCTGCCTAGATTTTCACTAAGCTAATTGTATCCTCTATTTTGCCCTTCCTCACAACTTTTCCTGATACATAACACTCTATAGTTGACTAGTTAAAGGAACTGTTAacaatattctttattttgtgaactaataatgtaacaaaatatataaGGTAACACAAATATAGTTGGAAAGACAACCTAACCAAAGTCACAAAactttgttggtagattttttttttttaacatctttattggagtataactgttttacaatggtgtgttagtttctgcttcacaacaaagtgaatcagttatacatatacatatgttcccatatctcttccctcttgcgtctccctccctcccaccctccctatcccacccgtctaggtggtcacaaagcaccgagctgatctccctgtgttgtgaggctgcttcccactagctatctattttacatttggtggggtatatatatgtccatgccactctctcacttcgtcacagcttacccttccccctccccatatcctcaagtccataccctagtaggtctgtgttttattcccatcctacccctagctatctattttacatttggtagtgtatatatgttggtAGATTTTAACAAACATTAATGTGCATGAATGAGAAATGTTTCTTGATAGTAAAGAAGAAATTTCTCTCTAGAGCCTCTTTCTCTACTTTCCAGAGCTTatgcttttatcatttcctttaaaagggggaaaaacttGATTTGCTGTTTTCTAAGATGTCACTTTGTTCTCTTACCtttcacatattttaagaaactttcctttgaatttttcttgtcacagtatgtattttttctgttatatttgaCCTGGAAGCTCTTTAGGACAAGGATTGTCCTCTATATATGGACAGAGCGATGTTTACTTTTAGTGCTCAGTACTTTtaaacctcttctttttttcagagAAGCTGCACTAGTCATAGGCTAATACACCTCAAAAAGGTAGATCATGATGTATGAAATGGAATAGTTTCATaagacagaatattaaaaaatacaataaaatgcagaGGTTAGATATGAGTTTAGGTCTGAATCAGTTATTGAAGAGGTACAGAGTGATAAAAAGGGAATATGTTACTGGGAAATAACTCTGTTGGGAGGTCAAAGcactgggaagaaaatgaaattcaataaCCATCTGAGTACTGACTCAAGGTTGGGAAGGATTCAGTGATGGGGAAGACATGATTCTTCGCCTCCTGCAGTGAAgaaaacacacatgtacacacaactAGAAAGCAAAGTGGACCTGCATAAGGCaacaaagatacagagaaaggacagtctaggaaaatttaaagaacaataCAGTTTTACTCATTAAGGGTGAAAACTTTTCAGAGTGCCTCACATTCTAATGTATGAAGCTGCTTTTATTGGTTCCCGGAAATCACGAGGGCTATTATTTTCCCAAATCAGGAGCACTTTGTATACGCCTCATTTTGTATATTGTCACTAAGTTTTTTATTTACTGCCTTTCCTAAATTTTGGTACACATGGAATTGTACTTTTTAGGTTACTATTTAAGCACAGCAAATGTGATTTCAtaagatacacatttttattaagtGAATCTCTATCACTTTTTGAAATATGCCTTGCATTAATGGATCTTGTAAATCAAAGATTCACAATTAAAAGGAATCTCCAGACAACATATGATCCGCTTAACGACTTCTCAGCAGTATTTGTCAAAAAGTCAAATGCTGTTGCTGGACTAACAGGTACTAGATTTCTAAAGTTATTATGATATTAAAGAGTCACTTTAGATTTTTCAATCTGTAATGATAGTACAATATAAAACCAATAGCTCTTGATTTTCTTGCTATGTTACATCCTGTGACCACTGATGGTAATGTGAAACATTTCCTGCTattcactgattaaaaaaaacccacatttttcCAGAGACTGAGCAGGAGATAAGATGTCAAGAAGTaatgaaatgaaagaggataATGCAAAGGAAccgaaaagagaaaaacattaaagtgatgttatttttttcccctgtgtatGCAGATGGACAGGAAAATTATAGCAGTAATTGCAGACTCCTTTTCACCAAAGACAGAATGGCCTTGGGGAATTAAGAGTACGAGAGAAAAAGTCCAGTGAAACTACATTCTCATCCAGGCTCCACCTGAGTTGCTGGATTTGGCCAAGGTCATTTACccttctgtgccttagtttctatAACTgttgaaaaagatttttttttaaatttatttatttttggctgtgttgggtcttcatttctgtgcgagggctttctctagttgcggcgagcgggggccactcttcaccgtcgtgcgcgggcctctcactattgcggcctcccttgttgcagagcacaggctccagcagctgtggctcacgggcccagttgctccgcgacatgtgggatcttcccagaccagggctcgaacccgtgtcccctgcattggcaagcagactctcaaccactgtgccaccagggaagcccaaatttttttcttttaaacaacagaaatttattttctttatttctcgctcctttttaaaaaaaaaatttatattggatcagttgattaacaatgttgtgttagttgcaggggtacagcaaagtgattcagttatacatatacatgtatctattctttttcaaaatgttttcccatCTAGGTTAATACAGAACACTGAGCAGcgttgtgctatacagtaggtccttgttggttatataaatatattttatttatttattttttaacatctttattggaatataattgctttacaatggtgtgttagtttctgctttataacaaaatgaatcacctatacatatacatatatccccatatctcctccctcttgcctctccctcccaccctccctactccacccctctaggtggtcacaaagcacggagctgatctccctgtgctatgtggctgcttcccactagctatctgttttatgtttggcagtgtatatatgtccatgccactctgtcacttcgtcccagtttacccatccccctccccgtgtcctcaagtccattctctatgtctgcgtctttattcctgtcctgcccctaggttcttcagaacctttttttaaaatttttttagattccatatatatgtgttagcatacggtatttgtttttctctttctgacttacttcactccgtatgacagactctaggtccatccacctcactacaaataactcaatttcgtttctttttatggctgagtaatattccattgtatatatgtgccgcatcttctttatccattcatctgtcgatggacacttaggttgcttccatgtcctggctattgtaaatagagctgtaatgaacattgtggtacatgactctttgaaaaagattatttgcctttttagTGATTGGGAAGATAATTCTTTAGGGGCCCCAAAAAGTGGTCAGAAAAAGATGCTATGAGAATACCAagtagtactattattattgagCTGTGTAATCTGTTGGCATGAGTCATCTTGCTGCAAAGACACAGAAGCAATTCCAAGTGTGGCTGAGCATCAGAGACAATTAAAAGGAGGCCAGTGCACTTAGCCGGTGTTAAGGTAGATTTTAGTTGCATTGAAATCTGCCCTTTACTCGttcaaaaaaaccaaagcagggggacacttttaaaataagtatagcAATGTAATTATACAAATagactttcaaaatattaaagcCAGTTTGAAGCCAGGGTTTGCCACTTAGtactatgaccttgggcaagtttctttaAACTTCATGTTTCCCATCTGTATAATAGCATCTATAGGGCTATTGTAGGGACTTAAAAACGTACAGGGTTACAAGGACTCAAGAAAGTTAGCTATTATTGTAATTTATAGGAgatagaagaaagtaaaaattcagattgataaataagtgaatattttaaaaaagtaagagaaaaagacaagtttgtattttataaaacattatatgATTCAAGGGGTCTAGGAAGAGGCAAACTTGTTTTGTCAAGTCTGAATCCACCCCTATTTCATGAGTCTACCGCAACCCGTCAAACCTATGATATCTCGCACACACAAAACACAAGCAGGAAAAACCTTCCCTGGGCTTCAACAAAAACAGCTTTCCATTTTAAAGCCAcctatgcatatttttatatatatatatttttttgtttgaaaaatctCTTGGATACCCAATAGCTCTTTTAAAACAAAGCTCAGATGctgtgtttctgttgttttaaagagAGCAATCAGGGGAGCGCGGATTAGCTCCCTTTGAATCTCCCTGGGGGCTGGGAAGCCTTCAGGCAAAGCCCGGGGGCCAggacgctttttttttttaaatcgatCTCGGAACCTTCGCtccggcggcgggggcgggggggggggcgcgggtgGGAGGGGTCTGGCCGCGGGGCGCGGCGCCGCTCACCCATCCCCCCCTAGCGCGCGGCTGGGCGGCCGGCCGGCGTCCGCGGAAGATGCGGAGGGGCGGCGGCGCGGGCCCTACCCAGcccgggcggcggggcgggcgccGCCCGAGGGGGTAGGGCGCGCGCGGGGGCGCGCCGGGCCGGGGAGGCGCGCTCCGGCCGCGCTCGCTCCGCGCTCCCTCCGCTGGTTTGCTCGCTCGCTCCCTCCTCCCTCGGCAGCCGCGGCGGCAGCAGAagaaggcggcggcggcggctggggATCAGACATGGCGGCGGATCTGAACCTGGAGTGGATCTGCTCCCTGCCCCGCTCCTGGACTTACGGGATCACCCGGGGCGGCCGAGTGTTCTTCATCAAGTAAAGAGCTGGGGACGGCGCGGGGGCCCGGAGGGGGCGGGAGGCTGGCGACAGGGGGGAGCGAGCCGGGTCGGTGCCTCTCCGGCCCCCTCGGCTCCTCCCGCGCCCCCACTCACGCCCCGTCTCGGCCCCTTCTCTCACCCCTGCAGCGAGGAGGCGAAGAGCACCACCTGGCTGCACCCCGTCACCGGCGAGGCCGTGGTCACCGGGCACCGGCGGCAGAGCACAGGTAACGCCGAGCCCGGCCGGGCCCGAGCGGAGTTGGGTTTCGCCGGGAGGAGGCTGCAGAGCCCTGGCCGCCCACCTCCTGCCGGCAACCTGCCCCGAGCCGCCGTCCCCGGGAGGCGGCGAGGTGGGGCGGAGGCCGGCGGGCGGGGGCGGCCGCAGGTAGAGGGGCCGGGGGACTTGCCTCGAGTCTCCGGACGCCCCTCTCCCCCGCCTTTGATCGCCACTAGCCCACGGCGCCCTCTGCCCCATCCCAACCTGCTCTTCCCCCACGCCCCTGGGTggcccactcccctcccccggGAAACCTGGGATCCTGAGTTTTTCCTCCGGCGGCCACTCCTGAGTCCTCCGAGCGCCCCCAGGGCCCCCCACCTCGCCCCCCTTTCAACCTTTAGGAAGTCCTTTCCCACTCCCCTCCTGCAGCCCGGGACCCTGCCTTTCGTCCGCCGGGAGAATGTGTCCacatcctccccctcctccccgggaGCTGCCTGCCTCCTCCTGTGCGGCTTCCTCCTCCGAGGTGGGACTTGTGGGTAGGTGGctgttggaggaggaggaggaggagaggagtttGGGGGTGCTTCGATCCTCTCCGCGACAGAGCGGCTTGGGAAATCTAGACGCTTTCCCTCGTGCCCCCGGAGGAGCAGCCGGGGCCGGGGCAGGCATTTGCAGCTGCAGTTGCTGGCCAGCCAGATTCGAAGTCCCCGGCGGCGGCACCGAGGTCGCACACACGGCCAGGAGGCGGTGGGCGTGCTGGGAGGTGTCCTGCGTGTGGGCACTGGTGCCCTAGTAGGAGAGGGTCGCCGGCGAAGCATATTTTCCTGGTGCCTTGGGTAGCTTGTTTGAATGCTGCATGTGAGTTGAGCTGGAGGAGAGCTGATTGGAGCTTCAGTGCTGGTCTGGCTTTCTTTTGTCATTCTTTGTGTACATTCTTGAAACTTGTTTGTCTTTGAAACGTAACATGTGTTCTCTTCCTGGCCTGCCTCTGTTTCGGGTGATTGGAAAGGCTTGAGAACAGTTTGGGTGGAAGGTGAGGCTGGCTTCAGAAGTCTGTAGAGCTTGCCCTCCGGGATACTTCTCCAACTCTGAGATTTTCTCTTAAAGTTGCCAGGATATTGAACAAGCCTGCCTTCTCTATTAAATTCTGGAGTTCAGCGAAGTGACTAATATCTCTAAATTTGCAaaaaggtggaggaggaaggggaaagctGGTATAGCAAGCATGATGAGGTTACATTTTTAAGGCATTTCTGACTAATACGGCGTCATATTTCTTAACTACCCGATGTCCTCTTTGACTTGAATGTACATTTCAGTGTTTTGCATACGTAAGTCAACTTTGATGGCCTCTTTGCCTTACGGATAGTAACAGGTTTGTGTCACAAGGGATAATACGATATTTAGATTATTTAGCCTAATTGTTTCGTGGAATTATTCCATGATTATTTTGGCTATGTGAAATATAAATCTTTATCCTGTTTACCCCCAAGGATTTGATAACATTCACACCtcagaaaattttattatatgatttcaggttaattttatttttgagagatGATCTTGATTTTTCTCTGGTTTGGTTTAATTTGACTTTGTACACACATCATCGGTTTTTTATTTCAGAGCGGTATTATGATTAAATCCAAGACACTGGTCGTTTGTAAGTAATATGTAGCACAGAATGGTGCCATCGTTCACCTGCATTATTGCCAGGTTTATTACTTGAAACTTCACATCTCTTAAAGTCAAGTCTGTAGAAACACACATGTACGTATAAGTATGtgatttcagatttctttccCCCTAATTAAGTACTTAGGAAGTTCTTTCTTATCAGTGACACTTCCTGGAT
This region includes:
- the PLEKHA5 gene encoding pleckstrin homology domain-containing family A member 5 isoform X9 yields the protein MAADLNLEWICSLPRSWTYGITRGGRVFFINEEAKSTTWLHPVTGEAVVTGHRRQSTDLPTGWEEAYTFEGARYYIKIHYSPGESCRERERKCQTHLIIS
- the PLEKHA5 gene encoding pleckstrin homology domain-containing family A member 5 isoform X10 produces the protein MAADLNLEWICSLPRSWTYGITRGGRVFFINEEAKSTTWLHPVTGEAVVTGHRRQSTDLPTGWEEAYTFEGARYYIK